The Saccharopolyspora gloriosae genome has a segment encoding these proteins:
- a CDS encoding adenine phosphoribosyltransferase, protein MADSDVVRVIHPTLNHAARLIREVPDFPEPGVLFRDISPLLADGEALSAVVTALGDGHEFDVVAGVEARGFLVGAAVAQAYGTGVVGLRKPGKLPEVADRIDYSLEYGTASLELATDTISAGQRVLLVDDVLATGGTLNAACELLGRAGAKVSAAAVVLELTALGGRDRIAGADVHALLAV, encoded by the coding sequence CCGCGCGGTTGATCCGGGAAGTGCCGGACTTCCCGGAACCGGGCGTGCTGTTCCGCGACATCAGCCCGCTGCTCGCCGACGGCGAGGCGCTCTCGGCGGTCGTCACCGCGCTCGGTGACGGCCACGAATTCGACGTCGTCGCCGGGGTGGAGGCGCGTGGTTTCCTGGTCGGCGCGGCCGTCGCGCAGGCCTACGGCACCGGTGTCGTAGGCCTGCGTAAACCGGGCAAACTGCCGGAGGTCGCGGACCGCATCGACTACTCGCTGGAGTACGGGACGGCGAGCCTCGAGCTCGCCACCGACACCATCAGTGCTGGTCAGCGCGTTCTGCTCGTCGACGATGTGCTGGCCACCGGCGGCACCTTGAACGCCGCGTGCGAACTGCTCGGACGGGCGGGCGCGAAGGTGTCGGCCGCGGCGGTGGTGCTGGAGCTGACGGCGCTCGGCGGCCGGGACCGGATCGCGGGCGCGGACGTGCACGCGCTGCTGGCGGTATGA